In a single window of the Cydia pomonella isolate Wapato2018A chromosome 2, ilCydPomo1, whole genome shotgun sequence genome:
- the LOC133534824 gene encoding aminoacylase-1-like: protein MSYASNPAIANFVEYLQIPSVQPNINYDACVSFLKKQASSLGLEFVVHEIVPKKPIVILTWRGSEPARPSILLNSHMDVVPVFEKSWSYPPFSAHIDKDGKIFARGSQDMKCVGIQYLEAIRKLKATKVQLKRTLHISFVPDEEIGGHDGMMKFVHTPEFKALNVGFGLDEGIASPDEEFILFYGERSIWQIHVHCPGTPGHGSLILPNTAGEKLRYIIDKFMDLREQQKRILESDPKLTTGDVTTINMTQIFGGVQSNVVPEKLSVVFDMRLAITVDHVQFENMIKQWCKEAGEGVTYEFEQRNDKVESTKLDASNPYWVAFKAAADEMNIKLDCRIFPAATDSRYVRKVGIPALGFSPMNYTPVLLHDHDEFLKTDTFLKGIDIYVKLITAVANL from the exons ATGTCGTATGCCAGTAATCCGGCCATTGCAAATTTTGTGGAATATCTGCAGATACCGAGTGTGCAGCCAAACATCAATTATG ATGCCTGCGTAAGTTTCCTGAAAAAGCAAGCGTCATCGCTCGGTCTGGAATTCGTAGTTCACGAGATCGTACCGAAGAAGCCAATCGTCATTTTAACATGGCGAGGCTCGGAACCGGCTCGTCCTTCGATACTGCTGAACTCGCACATGGATGTCGTGCCTGTGTTCGAA AAAAGTTGGTCATACCCACCCTTCAGTGCCCACATCGATAAGGATGGAAAGATCTTTGCCCGTGGCTCTCAAGACATGAAATGCGTTGGTATACAATACCTGGAGGCTATTCGTAAACTGAAGGCTACCAAAGTGCAGTTGAAGAGGACTCTTCACATCTCATTCGTTCCAG ATGAAGAAATTGGGGGCCATGATGGCATGATGAAGTTCGTGCATACTCCCGAGTTCAAGGCGTTGAACGTGGGATTCGGGTTAGATGAAGGGATCGCGAGCCCTGATGAAGAATTCATCTTGTTCTATGGCGAGCGAAGCATATGGC AAATTCACGTTCACTGCCCTGGAACGCCCGGACACGGCTCCCTCATTCTTCCGAACACGGCTGGTGAAAAG CTGAGATATATCATCGATAAGTTTATGGACTTGCGGGAACAACAAAAACGCATCCTGGAAAGTGACCCCAAACTAACAACTGGAGATGTGACTACGATAAATATGACGCAGATCTTT GGTGGTGTGCAATCGAATGTCGTTCCCGAAAAACTAAGTGTGGTGTTCGACATGAGGCTGGCTATTACCGTCGACCATGTGCAATTCGAGAATATG ATCAAACAATGGTGCAAAGAAGCTGGGGAGGGTGTAACTTACGAGTTTGAACAGAGAAATGACAAAGTGGAGTCCACCAAACTTGACGCGAGTAACCCTTACTGGGTAGCATTCAAAGCTGCCGCCGATGAGAT GAACATTAAACTGGACTGCAGAATTTTCCCTGCTGCTACGGACAGTAGGTACGTTCGCAAAGTTGGTATCCCTGCGCTGGGGTTCTCGCCGATGAACTATACTCCAGTGCTTCTGCATGACCACGACGAGTTTTTGAAGACCGACACATTTTTAAAGGGTATTGATATCTACGTCAAGCTAATAACAGCTGTCGCTAACCTGTAG
- the LOC133534827 gene encoding LOW QUALITY PROTEIN: large ribosomal subunit protein uL4m (The sequence of the model RefSeq protein was modified relative to this genomic sequence to represent the inferred CDS: inserted 1 base in 1 codon), giving the protein MNSILLNALKNLHITIKPQIRAFASANASIITSKDNSLTVXQKEWKVSPQYTKPREVWIENLDTIEEQKLGLFELHPSVYATVPRIDIIHRNVVWQRKYRWVSWAHTKTRAEVRGGGRKPWPQKGLGRARHGSIRSPLWRGGGVVHGPRSGTTHFFMLPFHLRLHGLTSTLSGKFAQDDLHIVRDLELPTDEPEYFTELIEQRNWGPSVLIIDDTDFVSRNITVATDAMPHVNIMPVYGLNVYSMLKHDTLILTMSAAERIEERILTHLHGITTERQSRYKLDQV; this is encoded by the exons ATGAATTCGATACTGTTAAACGCATTGAAAAACCTTCATATAACAATAAAGCCGCAAATACGAGCCTTTGCTTCGGCCAATGCTTCTATTATAACATCTAAGGATAATTCGTTAACGG AGCAAAAAGAGTGGAAGGTTTCCCCCCAATATACCAAGCCTCGCGAAGTATGGATTGAAAACTTGGATACGATCGAGGAACAGAAATTGGGATTATTCGAGTTGCACCCTTCGGTATATGCAACGGTGCCTAGAATAGATATAATTCATCGTAATGTGGTGTGGCAAAGGAAGTACCGGTGGGTGTCGTGGGCTCACACGAAGACCAGAGCAGAGGTGCGTGGAGGAGGTAGAAAGCCTTGGCCTCAGAAAGGTCTGGGCAGAGCCAGACATGGCTCGATTCGCTCGCCTTTATGGCGTGGAGGCGGTGTAGTCCATGGACCCCGCTCGGGCACAACCCACTTCTTCATGTTGCCCTTTCATCTTAGACTGCATGGTCTGACGTCTACACTATCTGGTAAATTTGCCCAAGATGACCTACACATAGTTAGAGACCTTGAACTGCCCACAGATGAACCAGAATATTTCACTGAGCTTATTGAGCAAAGGAATTGGGGACCGTCAGTCCTAATTATTGATga CACTGATTTTGTATCAAGAAATATAACAGTGGCCACTGATGCTATGCCACATGTCAATATTATGCCAGTTTATGGACTGAATGTGTACTCCATGTTGAAACATGACACATTAATTCTCACAATGTCTGCAGCTGAAAGAATTGAAGAACGAATTCTAACTCACTTGCACGGCATTACCACTGAAAGGCAGTCCCGGTATAAATTAGATCAggtttaa
- the LOC133534828 gene encoding uncharacterized protein LOC133534828, translating into MGDEYHKLTAELDAREVLQYLNHLGIQNISGEVLKHFITDLKKLIKYDLQQKYATDHENIPTQGPERLHSASTFSSRIRSRMSDSTDLKCNRDCLTRRKALHTRNIQSAPNIRQTVPEEKPLRRACSCVRVEKKESTSSQMKTTTTTSNNNIIRVAKPPAMKKCDPVSLYHYYTSLWEKYKPNVPGENTWSDLRWSVRQKMAGSASQTHNKISKIPDNPKVFDK; encoded by the exons ATGGGTGACGAATACCATAAGCTAACCGCGGAACTTGACGCAAGGGAAGTACTGCAATACTTAAATCATCTAGGAATTCAAAATATAAGCGGAGAGGTTTTGAAACACTTTATTACAG ATTTAAAGAAATTAATCAAGTATGATCTTCAGCAGAAATATGCAACTGATCATGAGAACATTCCAACACAAGGTCCGGAAAGGCTCCATAGTGCTAGTACATTTTCATCCAGGATTAGATCTCGAATGTCAGATAGCAcagatttaaaatgtaatagAGATTGCCTGACTAGAAGAAAGGCATTGCACACACGCAATATACAGTCTGCTCCTAACATTCGGCAGACAGTGCCAGAGGAGAAACCGTTAAGAAGGGCTTGCTCTTGTGTCAGAGTTGAGAAGAAGGAGTCTACATCCAGTCAAATGAAAACCACTACTACCACATCAAACAATAATA TTATAAGAGTTGCAAAGCCACCAGCAATGAAGAAATGTGATCCTGTATCCCTGTATCATTATTACACATCACTTTGGGAGAAGTACAAGCCTAATGTTCCAGGAGAAAATACCTGGTCAGACTTGAGGTGGAGTGTGAGACAGAAAATGGCAGGTAGTGCCAGCcaaacacataataaaataagcaaG ATTCCGGATAATCCCAAAGTATTTGATAAATGA